The DNA sequence GCTAGCAACCGCGCTAAGTGGAGTCCATGTCCCACCGTTTCTTCAGACTCTCCGACGATGTGAACGTCCCGCACCGCTGGCATCTGGCGATGCCCAGGGACCGTCAGGGCGTCAAAGTGGATGACGGGCAGTTCAGGCTTGGGCTTCCCGTCTCCACCACGGGCCGTTTGAGAATCCCCGTCGAGGTTGCGGGCAAGCCGCTGGACTACACGGAGGCCGGCATCATGATCCCGGTGGTCCATGTCCGGGTCGCGTCCATGTTCTCGGAACTGGCCCCGGATGATGCGCAACTCATCCCCGTGGACGTGGAGGGCCACTCGGATCAGTACCTCATCCTCGTGGCCACACGCCTCATCGACTGCATCGACGAAAATGCTTCCCAGTTCGATCGGTGGACGCCCGAGGAGGGAGTGCTTCACAGGATCAGGCGGTATTCCATCATGTACGAACTGCACATCGACAAGGCCAAGGTGGGAAGCGCCAAAGTGTTGCGGTGCGAGGGATGGACCGGCCCGCTGATCGTCTCCGGGGAAATCAAGGACGCATTGGATCGCATGGGCGCCACCGGCACGAGGCTTGAGGAGGTCTAAGCCCTCGGTCATCGTTGTTGCACACCTCGAAGTGAGGGCTGCCGGTGGCCCTCTACTGCGCCCTCGACGGGGAGACCCGCCGGGCGGGATGCGGCAGCAGCAGGTGATCAACATCTATGTCCGGGGGCTTAGTCCGGGCTCACCGAGACCCCGGGCCCGTGCTTCTCGAACACATGGGAGTTTTACTCTCGCCTTGCCGAGGGTTCGACTCCCGCCGCCTTGGGTGCCGGACCCTCGGTGGCACTGTCTGAGTTGCTGAGCGTCACCGTGATGGGGCTGCTGGTGCCCACATTGCCCGCCGCGTCGTAGGCCTTGGCGGTCAAGGTGTAACCCGTGTTGGGCAGAGCACTCGTGTCCCAGGGGATGCTGAAGGGGGCCGTCGTGTCGCTGCCCAGCCGCGTGGTGCCAGAGAAGAACTCTACCCTGGTCACAGCCCGGTCGTCGGTGGCGCTGGCCTCCAGCGTGAGCACGCCCTGTACCATCGCCCCGTTGGAGGGTGAGGTGATGGACACCACTGGGGCCGCGATGTCGTTGTTGACGATGACGGTAACGGGGCTGCTGCTGCCCACGTTATAGGCCCGGTCATAGGCCTTGGCCGTCAAGGTGTGGCTGCCATTGCCCACCAGGCGCGGGTTCCAGCTCGCGCTGTAGGGTGAAGAGGTGTCGGTCACCTTCAGGATGCCGTCCACGTAGAACTCCACCTTGGTGAGCACCCAGTTGTCGGTGGCCGAAGCCCGGAGGGTGATGGTGCCCTCCACCGACGCTCCTTCCGCCGGAGAGGTCAAGGAGACGGTGGGCGGGGTGTAGTCGTTGTCCACCACCACGTTCACGGGCTCGGAGAAGGAAGAGAGTCCACTGGAGTCCCAGGCCCGCGCCCGCAGGGTGAGGGGGCCGTTGGGCACGCTTCGGGTGTCCCAGAGGATGGTGAAGAACGGCTCGGGGGAGCTCCCCACCTGGGTATCCCCCGCGAAGAGATCCACCCGGGTCACCAGGAAGTCGTCATGGAGCGTGAAGGAGGGGTAGAAGGTCTCATACACCCTCATGCCCTCGAACATTCCGGAGAATGCCACGGTCGGCGGCTGGGTGTCCGTCTCGGTGCCGACGGCGAAGACGAGGTCGTCGTGGTCATGGAGGCTGCTGGGCGCGCAAGGGTTGGGGCTGCCCCCCATGCGGTAGACGCCGCGCAACACCTGGAGGTTGCCCGGGGGAAGGATGAAGTTCCTGCCCAAGACGTTGGTGCCTCTGCGGTTCGGGCTGAAGGTGCCCAGCAGCGTCCAGTTGGGGTTGTTGGCGTCTGGAGCGTGGTAGAGGTCCAGCTTCTCGCTAGCGTAGCTGGCGCTGGCCGAGACAGTGGCCTCGACGCGCACCTGCTTGCCGCCAGCCAGGAGCGTGCCCCCCGTGGTGGCCACCTTCAGGCGTTGCAATGAGGGGCCGGAGAGCGCGCTGCCAGAGGAGCCGTCCGCACAGGCGCCTTGCAGGGTATTGGGCGCATGGAGCTCGGGGCCGAGGGAGCCACGACCGGCCACCAGTCCCGCCGTGTCACACTGGCGGTCCACGGCGGCGCAGACAGGGGTGCCCAGCGCCACATCGAAGGTGGCATTGCCGGGGTTGGCGAGCGTCACGGGAACACCCGCGCTGAAGGCCAGCTGACAGCCCATGCCATAGGCCTTCGCGGTCAGGACACTCGAGCCATTGCCGGCCCCCGTGCTGTCCCAGGCCACCTCGAACGGGGGGTACGCATCCGTGCCGATGAGGCGCCCGTCCACGAAGAACTCCACCCGCTTGATGCCAGTGTCGTCCGTGGCCTCGGCCCGAAGTGTCACGGTGCCGATGAGAGTGCCCCCTGCCACCGGTGCCGTGAGCGCGACCTGGGGTGGCGTCGTATCCCCTGGCACCGGGCAGCCGCTGAAGAGCAGCCTGTTGGGCGAGAGGGAGCCTGGGCCCGTTACCTTGCCCTTCGTGGCGCGTTCGATCAGCTCATCCGTGACCCGCTCCGGCGTCGCGGTGGGGTCCTTCTCCAGGTAGAGGGCTGCAGCTCCAGCCACGTGCGGGGCGGCCATGGAGGTGCCGCTCAGGATCTGGCTGGCGGTGTCACTGGTGTACCAGGCCGAGGTGATGTCCGAGCCCGGCGCGAAGAGATCCAGGCATAAGCCGTAGTTGGAGAAGCTGGAGCGCGCGTCGGTCCGGGTGGTGGCCCCCACGGTGATGGCCAGCGGC is a window from the Hyalangium ruber genome containing:
- a CDS encoding imm11 family protein; this encodes MSHRFFRLSDDVNVPHRWHLAMPRDRQGVKVDDGQFRLGLPVSTTGRLRIPVEVAGKPLDYTEAGIMIPVVHVRVASMFSELAPDDAQLIPVDVEGHSDQYLILVATRLIDCIDENASQFDRWTPEEGVLHRIRRYSIMYELHIDKAKVGSAKVLRCEGWTGPLIVSGEIKDALDRMGATGTRLEEV
- a CDS encoding Ig-like domain-containing protein, which codes for MRRATIFLVGTLLSLTACEGLREEEPQELAVTASANPKPRVGKLIKTPNALPGRYIVVLEDTAAPRGLVDTLAGEMAQAHRASVKHVFHHALRGFAVSMPEAAAHALSADPRVRYVEEDVEVRLSATQGSATWGVDRIDQRDLPLNTLYTYEATGKGVNAYILDTGIRITHAEFGGRAFSGFDAVQDGNGTNDCHGHGTHVAGTVGGATWGVAKEVKLHAVRVLGCDGAAPASVIIAGVDWVTAHHMKPAVANMSLGIDIITQSLDDAVTASVQAGVVYTLSAGNNTADACYASPARTPLAITVGATTRTDARSSFSNYGLCLDLFAPGSDITSAWYTSDTASQILSGTSMAAPHVAGAAALYLEKDPTATPERVTDELIERATKGKVTGPGSLSPNRLLFSGCPVPGDTTPPQVALTAPVAGGTLIGTVTLRAEATDDTGIKRVEFFVDGRLIGTDAYPPFEVAWDSTGAGNGSSVLTAKAYGMGCQLAFSAGVPVTLANPGNATFDVALGTPVCAAVDRQCDTAGLVAGRGSLGPELHAPNTLQGACADGSSGSALSGPSLQRLKVATTGGTLLAGGKQVRVEATVSASASYASEKLDLYHAPDANNPNWTLLGTFSPNRRGTNVLGRNFILPPGNLQVLRGVYRMGGSPNPCAPSSLHDHDDLVFAVGTETDTQPPTVAFSGMFEGMRVYETFYPSFTLHDDFLVTRVDLFAGDTQVGSSPEPFFTILWDTRSVPNGPLTLRARAWDSSGLSSFSEPVNVVVDNDYTPPTVSLTSPAEGASVEGTITLRASATDNWVLTKVEFYVDGILKVTDTSSPYSASWNPRLVGNGSHTLTAKAYDRAYNVGSSSPVTVIVNNDIAAPVVSITSPSNGAMVQGVLTLEASATDDRAVTRVEFFSGTTRLGSDTTAPFSIPWDTSALPNTGYTLTAKAYDAAGNVGTSSPITVTLSNSDSATEGPAPKAAGVEPSARRE